The Natranaeroarchaeum aerophilus DNA window CTGTTCCCCGTCTTAGAAAATTCCATTGACAACCCCCTGTCTGATGTGTCGTCGCAGCTAGCGGATGGACTCCGATCCGAACAGCACATCATTGAATACGTGACAGACACGGAGACACGCTATTATATCGCGTCAGTAGCCCCATTTACGGCTGGAGAGACCGTAATCGGCCATATCTTCACACTTACTGATGTAACCGAGGCAGAACAGTATCGGCGTGAATTGGAACGAAAAACAACTAAATTAGAACAATTTGCAAGCGTCGTCTCGCATGATTTGCGGAATCCGTTGAGTGTCGCTCAAGGATACGCTGAATTAGCGCAAGAGGAGTCTGAGAACGCCGAGGAATACCTGGCGGAAGTCAGGAGGGCCCACACACAGATGGATGAGTTGATTTCAGATCTCCTTACGCTTGCACGGGAGGGCCAGTCAATCGAAGAGACGCATCCAACCGACGTATCCGATGTTGTCCTGCGGTGTTGGGAAGGTGTCGACACAGCCAATGCAGAACTCGTCGTTGACGCCGAGACGACAATTATGGCTGATCCTGACCGACTCGCACAGTTGTTCGAGAATTTGTTCCGGAACGCGGTTGAACACGCAGGGTCTGATGTCACAGTTACAGTCGGAATACTCTCGGACGGATTTTATGTTTCCGACGATGGGAATGGGATTGCCGAGTCAGATCATGAAGATGTGTTTGAGTATGGGTATTCAACGATGGAGGACGGAACTGGATTCGGCCTCTCGATCGTGAAAGAGATTGTTGATGGGCACGGATGGGAAATAACGCTTACAGAAAGCGTTGAAGGCGGTCTACGGTTCGAGGTTACTGACGTTGAGTTTGCTGAAGAGCTGGACTAACGGCTGACCGATCCACCCTCTTCAGTACAGCCTTTCTCACAGATACCGAGTAGGTTCCGACCTACCGTGTTACATCGTTCGCGTGTACTGGCCGATCCGGTCTGATCAAATCCGAGAATAACTCCGTGCAAGACTCGCGCTATATATAGCACGGCCTTCAGCATCTGTTTGAATTCTATCAATATCGACGTGACCGACTCGGAGCAGATATTCACCGGTAACTCTGCTTAGCGGTTACTGCCAATTTTTGGGATGGACGTTTCAGTACCCGCCTCCACCATCGAAGCAGCGCCCGCATTTACTGGCGTCCATGGCGGTATTTGACTGCTCGGTTGTGGTTGGGTGGAGATTATCATGCGATAGATGATAGTGGATTCCACAAAGAGTCTGACACTCTGACTTGCCGCCCTCATGTTTGTGGACTGTTCCTGTGACTTGGTTCATGATCACGTCCATGTGTGGTGGTGACGTGGACTGCTGGTATCACGTCACCGCTTGATACACAAAGGTATTTCACCACCTGTTAGCGCACGTAAAAATAACGGTTGACCGATACGCGTATTTTATTCAGCAGCGTCTGCAACACCTCTTCGATATCTGTCAGTAGCAACGTGCGAGACGTAGAGGATGAAATCAGCACAGGTTCGCCTGGAGAATTGCCGATAGTAATGCAACGGAACTATTTTACGATAGTGATGAATGGTTGATTCATATTAATTATGCCTCGTCAGCAGATCCATATTCTCCACGTTGACGATGAACCGAGACTCGCAGATTTGACCAAGACGTTACTCGAACGCGAGGATAACCGGTTTTCTGTCGAGACTGCAACCAGTGCTGACAAAGGGTTACAACTCTTGGCCGAGTCCGAGATAGATTGTATCGTGTCCGACTATGAGATGCCGGGAATGAACGGCATCGAGTTCCTCAAAAGCGTCACCGAGGATTATCCCAACCTACCATTCATCTTGTATACCGGCAAGGGATCCGAAGAAGTAGCCAGTGATGCTATCAGTGCGGGAGTTACTGATTATCTCCAGAAAAAGAGCGGTACCGATAACTACGCCCTTTTAACAAATCGAATAGTCAACGCGGTCAATAGCCGACGGCGCGAGCAAAAAATACAAATCCTACAAACATTCGAAAACGAACTCACAGAACTTGCCATAGATTTTCTTCGAACCAAAGAGCGTGACATTGATACTCTCATTGACGGTACACTGGAGAAAATTGGAACGCTTGTCGATGCGGATCGGACCTACGTTTTTGATATACACCATGAGGATGAAACGATCAGCAATACGTATGAATGGTGTGCAGGGGGTGTCGATCCACAGATCCACATGCTCCAAGACATTCCGCAGGATGCCGTTCCCTGGTGGATACAGAAGTTGGAGAATTTTGAGAATATAACCGTTCCGAACGTTTCCAAACTACCGCCAGAAGCTGAAGCCGAACAAGAGATCCTGGAAGAGCAAAATATCAAGTCATTAATTGTCACTCCAATGATTTCGAACGACGAACTTGTCGGTTTCATCGGATTTGACTGGGTTCAGGAGCAAGAAGCATGGTCGGATGAGTTCATCAACATCCTGCGGATGGTCGGCGAACTCATAATGACTGCGCGCAAACGTAAAGAGCGCGAGCAGGAGTTAGAGACGCTGAAAAGCCAGTACGAGACACTGGCTGAGAACTTCCCCGGTGGTGCGGTATTCCTCATCGACACGAATCTAAAATACGTACGCGCCGGTGGCGAAGAACTGAGCAACGTAGACCTGTCTCCCGATGATATCGAGGGCGCGAAACCGCACGACCTGTTTCCCGATGAACTCAGCGATGAACTTTGCCACTACTACAAGGAAGCGCTGGATGGTAACGCCAACACGTTCGAACAGGTATACGGGAGCGATCGATACCGGATTCAAACGGTTCCCGTTCGGACTGACGGTGTGGAAATCGACCATGTGATTGCAGTCTCACAGAACGTCACTGAGTGCGTAGAGGACAAACAGAATCTCCAAGCCCTGTTCGAGAGCTCTCCTGATATGATCGATATTCATACTAATGAGGGGACTATCGTCGATGTGAACCAGCAGTTCTGCGAGGCGTTCAACCAGCCAAAGGACGAACTCGTCGGGCAGAAAGTTTGGGAGATTGATCAGAATGTCGATCCAGAAGAATTGCAGGCCGCTTGGGATGAAATGGACGTTGGAGACCGGACAAAAATCGAAACGGAATTCGAGACCACTGACGGTACACTGTTTCCTGTCGAAGTTCATCTCACTCGGCTCCCTGTGGAAGATGGTAGCCGGTTTATGGTCGTCTCGCGGGACATTACTGAACGAAAGCAGCGGATGGAAGAAATCGAGACGCTCAAGGAACGTCTCGAACTCGCAATCGAAGGAGCGAATCTCGGCGTGTGGGATTGGGATATGAGGACCGATGAAGTAGAGTTCAACGACCAGTGGGCCGAGATGCTCGGCTACACGCTTGAGGAACTCGAACCTCACCTCCGTACGTGGGAGACACGCGTTCATCCGGAAGATATCGATGAAGTTAGAGCTGCACTTGATACGCATATCCAGCAGAACACGGATTACTACGACACCGAACACCGAATGCGAACTGCTGATGGTGAGTGGAAGTGGATTCGGGATCTCGGTAAAATCGTTGACCGAGATGAAGACGGAGAGCCAATCCGTGCTGTCGGGATCCACCTCGATATCGACGAGTCCAAACAGTACCAACAGGAACTCGAACAGAAAACTGAGGAGCTAGAAGAGTTGACAACCCGTCTTGAAGAGCAGTATCTGACCTTGTTTGAGGAGGCTCCCGTGATGGCGGTCGTCACACGAACAGAGAACGGCCGACCAATTATCGAGGACTGCAATAACCAGTTCGCAGAAACGCTTGGATTCGAAACAGAGGCACTCATCGGAACCGACCTCACGGAATACTACACGCCTGCCTCGCGGGAGGCACTGATCGAAGATGGTGGATACGAACGATCTTTGAAGGATGAATTCACCAGAGAGTCCCGAGAGTTAGTAGCTGCTGACGGGGAGATCGTGGAGACCGTGTTGCGGGCAGTCCCACGAAAGGATCCAGCCGGCGCGGTCGTTGGCACGATGGCGATGTACCTCGACATTACGGAGCGCGAAGAAGTAAAGCGAGCTAACGAGCGGCTTGAGGAGTTTGCTAGCATAGTCTCACACGATCTTCGGAACCCGCTGAACGTTGCTTCAGGGCATCTTGAATTAGCGCGTGAGGACTGTGAGAGCCCAGACCTAGAGGCTGTTGAGCAGGCGCACGACCGGATGGATTCTCTCATTGAGGATCTACTTACGCTGGCCCGTGAGGGAGACGGTGCGACTAATACGAAAGCAGTCGATCTCAAAGCCGTCGTTGCAGAGTGTTGGGAAACCGTTGAAACAGCCGAAGCCTCGCTTAGTGTCGAAACTGATCAGACGATAGTGGCTGATGAACGTCGGCTCAAACAACTATTTGAGAATCTCATTCGAAATGCGGTCGAGCATGGTGGTAGTGCTGTGACCGTAACGGTCGGCGGACTAGAGGACGGCTTCTACATTGAGGACAATGGGCCAGGGATTCCGGAAGACGACGATGAAACCGTGTTTGAGGTGGGATATTCAACGAATTCCGAGGGTACCGGATTTGGACTGAGTATCGTGCAACAAATTGTTGAGGCCCACGATTGGAACATACGCGTTACTACTCGCTCGGGTGGTGGCGCGCGCTTCGAGATCGCGGGTGTTGAGTTCATTACCGAATAATTGGCTCTGTTGAAATCCGATTAGTTCGATACCCTTACCGCTGAAACAGCTGTTGGGCAGGACTGGAAACTGTGCGGTGAGTTCAATAGTGAGATGCTGGAAGAAGCAAGTCATTATCAAATAAAACAAACGCCAAAACGCGTATCAGAACCGAAAACAGGGGTGTCCACAGTTGGGCTCACACCGGTACAAATCTATATCATCGGTCTTTGAATTCCACTGTGTGACCATTGTTCAGGAGTGCTTCAACAAGGTCGTCGTCGGGTCTGATTTTGAATTCTTTGAACGAGTTCTCCGGGGTTTCTGTCGAATACAGCTCTGAGTCGATATTCTCTGGAATCTCGTTCTGATGGGTATCCTCTTGAACGATAACCAGTTGACTGGGAACTTGTTTGGAGCTGTTACTTTCCGTCATCTGGATATATTCCGTTTAAACTATTAGATTATTTGCCTTCCGATTCCTATTTCCGTTGAGGTGGCTATTTGGTGAGGTTGATCTCCGTGAAGGGAATCTGGTAGTGACTGGAGAAGTTTTCCCTTGTTCATAATCGGGACACACTTCGGATTAGTGGCCCAAGCCAGTAAATTGAGGGAATGATGGTTGTGTGACTCTATAAAACCTATATAAGTTGTCACAACCCGAGTGCTAAATATAGAGGTTCTACTCAGCAGTCAGTCGGTGTTGATTTCGTATATTCCCAGGTGAATCAACCGGTCGGTATATGTGTGTACTTAGCGGTGTGACTCAATCTCGATCACAGGATTTCCATGCTCGTCGGCATCGATAGTGACCGTTGTTGTATCTGCCTCAAACCGGAGGGTCATGTTCAGGTGTTCGTCTTGAAATAACCCATCAAGCGCGTCAGGGTTGATATCATTGTTTATTATCCAATCCTGTTCAAGCACTCCCTCGTTATGTGCCAGCGCAACTGCGCTCACAACAGCCATACTCAACGATTCGCCTTCGTTCGGCTCATAGCGAAAATTCTCAGCCACGTTAGTCAATTCAGGTGCAGACATAATAGCCGTTGGCACCACCACTTCTCTAACCGATAACTCACGTACCCGATTGCGTGTACGATTCCGGTTTCCGAACGGGGGGATCGCAGAAACTCAGCTATCCACTGCTCATTATTGATTCTGCGCCAAAGGCGAGTAATCACCCTCTTTGGCAAGAATCCACATCGTTTCGAGCTCTTCGTCGGTAGCATCCGATGGATAAAGTATGCACTCGTTGGTCGAGCTTAGATTATCTATTATAATCGCACTTAGTTCACCACGGTCAGATACTCTTTCACCAGTGAAAATCATATTTCGGAAGGAAGTGTGTAGTCTGGTGGTGGATGTGTTTGAACGCATTGTTCGAAACCGTTCAGTAGCAGGTCAATTGCGTTCTTGTGTCCGTCCTTCTGGCGATGGATATGGGACGGGCGAATCGGTTGTGCATCGTAGGGCTCAAATGCACCGTATGGCACGTTATCCTCCTGTTCGAGGTACTGACGCATTTCGAGCAGTAGCGCGTGAAGGTAGATGAGTTCTTGGATCCTCACAGTATGAGATGCCACACCATCTCCCATAACTATTGTTGCAGTATAACCTGCATAGTGATTTTTTCAATAGGATTTGTGGCGACAATATCGGCGACGCTCTCCGTTTCGCAGTCTCTTATTGCATGGAGATCTCTTGGTGGCTCCGATAACTCCCTGCCCTGTAACCAACGCAAAAAAGGCAATTGTCGCTCTGCCGAATACAGACACAACATCATAGACTGGATGATCTGCAAATATCGTTCTCACTGAAACGTGTAGCAAGCAATTTCAACTGAGCCACACTCGGTGCACTTATTTGTATCTGAATCACCTGTTGCACCACAGTTCCGACACTCATAGAGGGTTTCACCGTTGCCATTACCTGCTTGGCGGATGATTTTGAGCAACCCCATTGAGTTGTTTATTCCACAGCAATACCCATTAAGGTTCGTGAATAAACCAACCCCCAATTAAACGCGGGTTCTATTCGTTCCATCACCTCTATCGACTAATCCAACAGATCTGATCTGAATCCGTTACCTGTGCAAGACTCGCGCTATACCTCTTGCATACCAGTATAGATACTATTCCATCTGTCAACGTCCTCACCGAACAGTTCGCAGGTTCCTTCTGACGGCTGATCCACCGAAGATCGGATACAAAAATGAAGGAAGAAAACATATCGTTCACGGGTGACAGCGATATTTGGATCTCCGACAGTTTATCTCCAGACACAGAATAGCCACTATACAGGCTAATAATGAATGATTCCCGGGTATTGGCGGCAGCGCGACCCCGGGATACGGCACCTTTGTTTAACGAGCGTTTTACGCTGTTAATTAGATGACGCGGTTCTGCAGGTAATCGAGGTGTTTCGCGTTGTAGACGATCTTGACTTCCTCGGCGTCGGGGCTGCCGATACAGGTCAGGCGAACGCCTTTCTCTTCGACTTCCTCGTCGCTGAGGATCTGCTGCATGTCCATGTCGATTTCGCCTTCGAAGACGATCGCTGCGCAGTTCGCACAGGCACCGGCGCGACACGAGAAGGGCCAGTCGTAGCCCTGCGCCTCGGCGGCTTCGAGAATGTACTCGCCTTCGTTCACTTCGAGGGAGCCGTAGTCCTCGGCGTCGAGGCCAGCGTCGGCAGCCTGATCGAAGAGGTCGTCGTCGTCCATGTCCCAGCCCTGGTCGTCCAGCACTTCGTAATTGAGGTATTCTACAGTGGGCATCAGGCTGACATTCGCGGTCCTAACGGTTAGAAGTTATTGTTTTCCGCCGCCGACCGAACGTCCGGAAATAGCCCGCAAGAATACGGTAACACCCCATACACGAGTCGGTAGATTTTAAAAAGGGAACACCGGTACGAACCGGAAGACGAGATACGCACCGATCGTCGAAATGGCGGGGACGAGGTTCTGGAGCAAAATCACTCGACCGGTCGTTCCAGGATCGAACAGATCGCCCGCGCTCGGGATGTCCTCGGGCTCTTCCTCGCCGATATCGGGCAGTTCCTCGCCCTCTTTATCGGCTGACAGCGCTCCCACGGAGACGGTCGCCTCTTTTTCCCCCCGGACCCCTTCCCGGACGCCGACCGTCCGGGTCGCACGCCCCCAGCCGAGTCCCACGATGCCCATCGTCGCGATGACGACGAAACTCGCGGGGATACCTAGCGCCGACAGCGCGACGACGATGAAGGAACTGACGGTCGCAATGACGATCGCGGCCGTCAGCGGGAGATGGGTGATATCGTTGCCCAGTGTCTCCATCGTCCGGCGACCGATCGTGAACGCACCGATCCCGACTGCAACGCTGCCGATAATGATCCCTGTGTTCATCTCTAGATCACCGCTGCCGACCAGCGGAGCGATCGCGTTGGCGATGTTACTCGTCCCCGAGCTAAACGCCATCAGACAGCCGATCGCGATGACGATCCCGGCACCGAACAGCTCGCGTCTCGTGGACTCCTCGCTGATTGTCACCCGTGGGATCCGTCTCGAGGTGTCGATAATAAACAACTCGTTGTCGCTGCGCTGGATGTTGATCCAGGCGTTAATCCGCGGGTAGAAGTACCGACCGATCACTCCACAGACCCAGAAGCCGATCAGCGGTGCGACCAGCCACCAGGTAACGATCGTCCCGAGTTCCGCCCAGTTGAGCGTGCCACTCGCCGACCCCAGCGCCGCGATCGCGCCGACGGTCGTCATCGACGTCGACGCGGGGACGCCGAAGAAGTTCCCGATAAACAGCGCGAACCCGATAAAGAACAGCACGGTAATACTGGTTTGCAGGGTGAACACGCCCGGATCGATCAGCCCTTCACTCAGCGTGTCGACGACCTCTCGACCGATCGTGAACGCGCCGACGAAGAAGAATACGGACATAAAGGCCGCCGCCGCGGTCTTCGTAATGACGTCGGCACCGACTGCCGGTCCGAACGCCGGGCCGGTCGTCGCTCCCCCGATATTGTAGCCGACGAAGATCGCTACGACGAGTCCGATCAGTAGTAGCGGTTCGATCACGAATATCTAGATAGTAACTACCGACTTAACGCGTTGGATATCGGCCTAACGCCGATGCGGCTTCCCGGCCCAACTACCGAACGAGTACCACGGGAACCGTCGCCCGCTTCGATACCGTTTCGGCGACGTTCCCGACGAGAAACCGATGTGACACGCGGCTCCAGTCCGCCCCGTGAGCGCCGAGCACGATCGTGTCATACTTTTCCGCCCGGTTGAGGATGTTTTTGGCTGGATGCCCGATCCCGACTACCGTTTCGATATTCCGATCCCGGTCGTTTGCGAGCCTGTTCGCTCGTTCGAAGACCGGTTCAGCGCGTTCCGCAGCGGCTTTCTCGATATCGTCTTCCAGTGCCAGTGCCGTGGCATCTCCCATCATCATCGACGGTACGCCGACGACGTGGAGAACGGTTATTTCGGCGTCTGGGTAGTTCTCAAACGCGTATTTGAGTGCATCTTCGGCGTGTTCAGAGTCGTCCATCGGGACGAGAACTCGTGAGACCATAGGATGGGCTACGACGGGGACTTACCTAAGGCTCCGGTCTAGACGACGCCCGGAAAGAGCACGAAGAAGCCGTAGGCAAGTCCGGTCGACATCGACGGGCCGATAATCCACATCGAGATGTATTTAATGATGGCTCGTGGGTTGAATAGATCGCCAGCGTTGAGAACTTCGTCCGGCTCCGCCTCGCCGATCGGTGCAGACTTGTTGCGCGGCTGATCGGCAGTAATCGCTCCGGGTGCTATTTCTTGATCTCCCACGTCACGGCGCACTGCGTCGCTGACCGTTATCGGCCGAGTCGCGCGCCCCCAGCCGATGCCGACGATGGTCATGACCGTCGCCATCACGAGGCTGATTGGAATCCCGAGCCAGGACAGCACTGTCGTGATTGTCGATGCTGTCAACATGACAAACAGAGCGGCGAGTAACGGGATATCGCTCAGTTCGCCGCCGACCGACTCCATTGTTCGGCGAGCGATCGTGAACGCACCGATGCCGATCGCCAGCGTGGCGATGATGATGGCAGTGTCGTCGGTGAGGCCGCCAGCCGTCCCCACGAGCGGTGCTGCGGCGTTCGGAACGTTACTCGCTCCTGCGCTAAACGCCATGTAACATGCGATAACGAAGACGACAGCCGTACTCACAACCTCCGACCGCGTCGTGTTCGGTCCGAGGGTTGGTTTCGGAACGGATCCTCTTCGGTCGAACACGAGGAGCGGTCCAGCCGATTTCTCGATATCGACCCGCTGATTGATCGCTGGATACAGATATCGCCCGATAACACCGCCGATCCAGAACCCGATGATCGGCGTCACAAACCACCACGAGATAATCTCGGCGATCAGCGCGTAGTTGAGCGTATTTGTTGCGAGCCCGAGTCCCGCGATCGCACCGACGGTCGTCATGGAGGTTGGGACGGGAACGCCGAAGACGTTCGCCACGAGGATCCCAAGGCCGATAAAAAAGAGGATCGCGACACCTGCGGCCAGTGGAATGCCGCCTTCGAGCGTGATGATTCCCTCACTCAGCGTTCCAAGAACGTTACGGCCAACTGTCCACCCACCGAGGAAGACGAAAAACGTCATGAGTACCGCAGCGGTCGCTTTACTTACTACTCCGGCACCGACGGGCGGCCCCCACGCGATCCCCGTCGAGGAACCGCCGATGTTGAAGCCGACGAATATAGAAGCGACGACTCCGATCAGCAGAATCGTTTCTACCATTGACAAAACATACGAGAAAGATATGGAAATATGTATCGTAGTGTACTGATACCGTCGCGAGTGCCGGTCCCGACTGTGGACCTCCCTCATACTCTGACGTTGCTGCCCTTTCTCGCTTCGGTGGGTTTAGGCGCTCCCCGGTCTACCCCCCACGTATGAGTGCATTTCCCGAGTTCGAGGTCGTCCCCGCGGTCGACCTGCAGGACGGCGAGGTCGTCCAGCTGGTACAGGGCGAGCGCGGCACCGAGAAACGCTATGGTGATCCTGTCGAGGCTGCCGAGCGCTGGATCGATCAGGGCGCGGCGACGCTCCACCTCGTCGATCTGGACGGCGCGTTCGAGGGCGAGCGCGCGAACGCCGACGCCGTCGAGCGGATCGTCGAAGCCACGGACGTCTCCCTGCAACTGGGCGGCGGGATTCGCACCGCCGCCGACGCAGCGGACCTGCTGGATCGGGGAATCGACCGGGTCATCATGGGAACTGCCGCGGTGAACGACCCCGACCTCGTCGCCGAGATCAGCGCGGACTACCCCGGGAGCGTCGTCGTGAGCCTCGACGCGAAAGACGGCGAAGTCGTCGTCGAGGGCTGGACCGAAGGGACGGGAATCAACCCTGCGGAGGCCGCCGCCCGGTACGAGGAACTGGGGGCGGGGGCGATCCTCTTTACCGACGTCGACGTCGAGGGGCGGCTCGAGGGCGTCCAGACCGAGCCGGTCAGGAAGGTGGTGGAGGCGGTCGACATCCCCGTGATCGCCAGCGGCGGCGTCGCCTCCATCGACGACATCCGCGACCTGCGCGCTGCGGGCGCGAGCGCTGTGGTCGTCGGGAGCGCGCTGTACGAAGGGGAGTTCACGCTCGAAGAGGCGCGAGCGGCCCTGGAGTAAGGGGTCGGCGAACAAATTAAGTCGATTCCGTGATAGGTAGGGACGATGACCCGTCTAGACCGACGGCCCTCCAGTTGGTCGAGTAGCGTCTCGCTGGCAATGGCGTACGTCGTTCGCGGCCCCTACGTCGGGCTCTTTTTCGTCCTGCTCGCCGGCTGGGCGTTCCAGTGGTTCGGGACGATGATGATCGCGGGTGGAACAGCGCTCCCCGAGGCACTGTTCGGTGCTGCGCTCGTGGTAGCCGGGGGATTTTTGCTCTTTGCCGCGCTCGTCGCCACCGCGTATACGGTCGTCCGGGACGCCGTCGCCGCCGCAGAGACACAGGAACCATAGTGGTCGGGTGCGTTGTCGTCGGTATGACCGACCGCGCCGCGGCAGTTACCCGCGAGACGGCCGAGACCGAGATCGACGTCACCGTCGAGATCGACGGAGACGGCGACGCCGCCGTCGACACCGGAATCGGCTTCTTCGATCACATGCTCGAATCGTTCGCCAAACACGGCCTCTTCGATCTGACGGTCGAGTGTGACGGCGATCTGGAGATCGACGACCACCACACCGTCGAGGACGTCGCCATCGTGCTCGGCGAGGCGTTCGAGGAGGCGCTCGGCGACAAGCGCGGGATCGTCCGCTACGCCGACCGAACGGTGCCCCTCGACGAGGCCGTCGCCGGGGTCGTCGTCGACGTGAGCGGTCGCCCGCTCTTCCGATTCGAGGGCGAGTTCTCGCAGGCCTCGGTGGGCGGGATGACCAGCCACATGGCGAAACACTTCCTGCGCTCGTTGTCGATGAACGCCGGGCTCACCCTCCACGCCGAGGTGACTGGGGAGAACGCCCACCACGAGATCGAGGCACTGTTCAAGGCGACGGCACGCGCGCTCGACGACGCGACTCGGATCGACGAGCGACGGAGCGACACGCCGAGCACGAAAGGCGAACTCTAGTCCACTACCTAGAAGTGTCGGCCCCGCTACCCTGAAAACAAGGATGTTCGACGAGATCATGGAGAAGTTCGAGGGGAGCCCGTCACAGCAGGCGGTGATCCGCTTGCTGTTGGAACGTGGCTTCTCGGTCAACGACGATGGCCGTGTCGTCTCTGGCGGGATCGAGATTCCGAACACCGGGATCGCCCGCGAGATTGATGTCGATCGCCGGGTCGTCGATTCGACGACCGACGCCATACTCGCAGACGAAGAGCTCACGCGGATCTTTCAGAACATCTCGCAGGTCCCCAGCCTGATGGATCTCGCCCCCGTTCTCGATCTCACCGTCCTATCGATAGAGGTCACCGACGCCGAACAGGAAGGAATCGTCGCCAGAGTGACCGGCCTGCTCGCCGAGGAAGGCGTGTCGATCCGCCAGACGATCAGCGAGGATCCCGAGTTCACCGACGAGCCACGGCTCTACATCGTCACCGATCAGGAGTTGCCCGGCTCTCTGATCAATGACCTCTCCGATCTCTCTTTTGTCCGCTCGATCGAACTGAAATGAGCCCGCGGGAAACCGATGGGCTATTACTGATATAGCGACGAGTTCGGGTATGGACGAGAGCGTCACGGGCACACTGGAGTTCGCCGCGGTACAGCTGGCGGCGGTCGTCGCCGGACTCCACCTGTACTGGGGGCTCCCCAGACTCGTCACGGCGGCACGGATCGATCAGCCGATCTACTGGGATCCGCGTCCGTTGTTATTTGTCGCCTCCGGGATCGGTATTCTCCTCGCCCTCCTGCTGGTCCGCCAGCAAGTTCTTTCGCGTATTCGGGCGTACGTCCTCGGCATCGGGATGATGCTGACCTACATCTTCGGCTGGGCGTACTGGCATCTCGGTGGGCACATGGCAGTCGTTCCCTGGGTCGAGGATGCACATGCTCATTCCCACGGCGGCAACCCACTGATCCTTCTCGGTGAGCACCTCGTCGCATCACCGATCGACGGGATCTCGAAGACCGCAGAGCTGCTGTTGCTCGCCGTTCTTGGACTCCTCCTGTACGCCGAGTATTCGGTCGATGACGGCGCTGCTCGCTCACAATCGACTGACAGTTCCGCGGACAACGACTGAGCCGACGATGGACGCCTACCGTACTGTCGACGAGCGTGCGACAGCGCGGTTCGAGGTGATGGGCTCGGAGTTTATCGGGCACGTTGCCCCGGTCGAAACCACAGAGCACGCCGAGACGTTTGTCGACGCGATCGAGAGCGAGTACGACGACGCGACGCACAACGTCCCGGCCTACCGGGTCCGGGCGGATCCGTTCCGCGAGTGGTCGAGCGACGACGGCGAACCCGCGGGATCGGCCGGGAAGCCCGCCTTGAACGTGCTTCAACAGGAAGATATCGAGAACGTAGTTGTCGTCGTGACACGGTACTACGGTGGGACGAACC harbors:
- a CDS encoding sensor histidine kinase; protein product: MSSILLSGYVAVFGVSAVACFVSLSQLPRIQNTDVRVGLFSLLTICGVWAAAHVGYLIMPSAMGKLVFYVAGLIAGIAAVGAWLYFCSAYTDRRYHRQRSFRFLAVIVFTGIVLLKLTNPVHSLYFTTEIVSTPFSHLAVDHGLLHWSVMALAYALSFVGFFMLFERFVTVGFDTTPVAILVGITALPVVLDILGNSSPALVDMTYEPIGVAVFAVGVLFVYRDRFQRLNLSDASDRPVIFLDEEYHIRDYNRRAQELFPVLENSIDNPLSDVSSQLADGLRSEQHIIEYVTDTETRYYIASVAPFTAGETVIGHIFTLTDVTEAEQYRRELERKTTKLEQFASVVSHDLRNPLSVAQGYAELAQEESENAEEYLAEVRRAHTQMDELISDLLTLAREGQSIEETHPTDVSDVVLRCWEGVDTANAELVVDAETTIMADPDRLAQLFENLFRNAVEHAGSDVTVTVGILSDGFYVSDDGNGIAESDHEDVFEYGYSTMEDGTGFGLSIVKEIVDGHGWEITLTESVEGGLRFEVTDVEFAEELD
- a CDS encoding PAS domain S-box protein — its product is MPRQQIHILHVDDEPRLADLTKTLLEREDNRFSVETATSADKGLQLLAESEIDCIVSDYEMPGMNGIEFLKSVTEDYPNLPFILYTGKGSEEVASDAISAGVTDYLQKKSGTDNYALLTNRIVNAVNSRRREQKIQILQTFENELTELAIDFLRTKERDIDTLIDGTLEKIGTLVDADRTYVFDIHHEDETISNTYEWCAGGVDPQIHMLQDIPQDAVPWWIQKLENFENITVPNVSKLPPEAEAEQEILEEQNIKSLIVTPMISNDELVGFIGFDWVQEQEAWSDEFINILRMVGELIMTARKRKEREQELETLKSQYETLAENFPGGAVFLIDTNLKYVRAGGEELSNVDLSPDDIEGAKPHDLFPDELSDELCHYYKEALDGNANTFEQVYGSDRYRIQTVPVRTDGVEIDHVIAVSQNVTECVEDKQNLQALFESSPDMIDIHTNEGTIVDVNQQFCEAFNQPKDELVGQKVWEIDQNVDPEELQAAWDEMDVGDRTKIETEFETTDGTLFPVEVHLTRLPVEDGSRFMVVSRDITERKQRMEEIETLKERLELAIEGANLGVWDWDMRTDEVEFNDQWAEMLGYTLEELEPHLRTWETRVHPEDIDEVRAALDTHIQQNTDYYDTEHRMRTADGEWKWIRDLGKIVDRDEDGEPIRAVGIHLDIDESKQYQQELEQKTEELEELTTRLEEQYLTLFEEAPVMAVVTRTENGRPIIEDCNNQFAETLGFETEALIGTDLTEYYTPASREALIEDGGYERSLKDEFTRESRELVAADGEIVETVLRAVPRKDPAGAVVGTMAMYLDITEREEVKRANERLEEFASIVSHDLRNPLNVASGHLELAREDCESPDLEAVEQAHDRMDSLIEDLLTLAREGDGATNTKAVDLKAVVAECWETVETAEASLSVETDQTIVADERRLKQLFENLIRNAVEHGGSAVTVTVGGLEDGFYIEDNGPGIPEDDDETVFEVGYSTNSEGTGFGLSIVQQIVEAHDWNIRVTTRSGGGARFEIAGVEFITE
- a CDS encoding HalOD1 output domain-containing protein; translated protein: MAENFRYEPNEGESLSMAVVSAVALAHNEGVLEQDWIINNDINPDALDGLFQDEHLNMTLRFEADTTTVTIDADEHGNPVIEIESHR
- a CDS encoding DUF7511 domain-containing protein — translated: MRSNTSTTRLHTSFRNMIFTGERVSDRGELSAIIIDNLSSTNECILYPSDATDEELETMWILAKEGDYSPLAQNQ
- a CDS encoding UPF0058 family protein → MGDGVASHTVRIQELIYLHALLLEMRQYLEQEDNVPYGAFEPYDAQPIRPSHIHRQKDGHKNAIDLLLNGFEQCVQTHPPPDYTLPSEI
- the fer gene encoding ferredoxin Fer produces the protein MPTVEYLNYEVLDDQGWDMDDDDLFDQAADAGLDAEDYGSLEVNEGEYILEAAEAQGYDWPFSCRAGACANCAAIVFEGEIDMDMQQILSDEEVEEKGVRLTCIGSPDAEEVKIVYNAKHLDYLQNRVI